A region from the Flavobacteriales bacterium genome encodes:
- a CDS encoding OmpA family protein, with protein MERIALIIVLLLAFVSGRAVTTQRDTLLHFASDQHDLTAEALITLEAFVNSTIAQGEAEFTITGHTDSDADNNYNERLAQLRAKEVREFLLQRGVPEASIRINAFGERMAVATNENEEGQALNRRVQITATVHRWESTADLTARLRQGSEQVFRIDPTLEQSLTTAAGATVQLGSLSLVAENGRPATGPVDLHITDALGLESIIGHRLSTVSGDQLLETGGMLKIEAVDAAGNALVLDPTKPMTITLPTEVKKDGMQLFLSDNGSNWATAQPIINSWSVQDEGIKETYKYQNPPALKWPAMEYMQYTGSTPEPRKPISPAMPREPLKPVRERYTTAWNWWTFTSKAAHAAEDQARFDKAHEAYLARMEKFHRQVKQYKADSAAFPQRLEEHAEAMGKWACDEEASLAAWQRDVYQPAFELYERRKEAVRPRNDSIMAAWRVERDSAFSAYVAKADSTGTGATSGLLNAYVFAVSSLGWINCDRFYGSEEPQSIIAFRDPDATEEEVFLVFTGIKSILAIGKSDQDRYTSPRVPVTEPAILFAYKVQDGKPMLCKKPVDRGQRQSLQFEPSSFTEIRSVLKELDGRGT; from the coding sequence ATGGAACGCATCGCCCTCATCATCGTCCTCCTGCTGGCCTTCGTCAGCGGCCGTGCAGTAACCACGCAACGCGACACACTATTGCACTTCGCCAGCGATCAGCATGATCTGACGGCCGAAGCGCTCATCACCCTGGAAGCCTTCGTGAATTCCACGATCGCGCAAGGCGAAGCGGAATTCACCATCACCGGCCACACCGACAGCGATGCGGACAACAACTACAACGAGCGGCTGGCCCAGCTCCGCGCGAAGGAGGTCCGGGAGTTCCTATTGCAACGTGGTGTTCCCGAGGCCTCCATCCGCATCAATGCGTTCGGCGAGCGCATGGCCGTGGCCACGAACGAAAACGAAGAGGGCCAGGCGTTGAACCGTCGAGTGCAGATCACCGCAACCGTGCACCGGTGGGAAAGCACGGCCGACCTCACTGCGCGCTTGCGGCAAGGCTCCGAACAAGTCTTCCGCATCGACCCCACGTTGGAGCAATCGCTCACTACGGCCGCGGGCGCCACGGTGCAGCTAGGCTCCTTGAGCTTGGTCGCCGAGAACGGAAGGCCCGCGACAGGTCCCGTCGACCTTCACATCACTGACGCGCTCGGCCTGGAGTCCATCATAGGTCACCGGCTGAGCACCGTGAGCGGGGATCAGCTTTTGGAAACCGGGGGCATGCTGAAGATCGAAGCGGTCGATGCCGCTGGCAATGCCTTGGTCCTCGACCCTACCAAACCCATGACCATCACACTGCCCACCGAAGTGAAGAAGGACGGCATGCAGCTCTTTCTCAGCGACAACGGCAGCAACTGGGCCACCGCACAGCCTATCATAAATAGTTGGAGCGTCCAGGACGAAGGCATTAAAGAGACCTACAAGTACCAGAACCCGCCAGCGCTGAAATGGCCGGCCATGGAGTACATGCAATACACCGGCAGCACCCCTGAACCGCGCAAACCCATTTCGCCGGCCATGCCGCGCGAACCGCTGAAGCCGGTGCGCGAGCGCTACACCACGGCCTGGAACTGGTGGACGTTCACGAGCAAAGCGGCCCATGCCGCCGAAGACCAGGCTCGTTTCGACAAGGCGCACGAGGCCTACTTGGCACGCATGGAGAAGTTCCACAGACAAGTGAAGCAATACAAGGCGGACAGTGCTGCTTTCCCGCAACGGCTGGAAGAACACGCCGAAGCCATGGGCAAGTGGGCGTGCGACGAGGAGGCTTCGTTGGCCGCTTGGCAACGGGACGTGTACCAACCAGCCTTTGAGCTCTACGAGCGACGGAAGGAAGCAGTGCGGCCGCGCAACGACAGCATCATGGCAGCCTGGCGGGTTGAACGCGACAGTGCGTTCTCGGCCTACGTGGCCAAAGCCGACAGTACGGGCACCGGGGCGACCAGTGGTCTCCTGAACGCCTACGTATTCGCAGTCTCCTCGCTGGGCTGGATCAACTGCGACAGGTTCTATGGAAGCGAAGAGCCACAAAGCATCATCGCCTTCCGCGATCCGGACGCAACTGAAGAAGAAGTCTTCCTCGTGTTCACCGGCATCAAGAGCATCCTGGCCATTGGCAAGTCCGATCAAGACCGCTACACCAGCCCACGAGTACCCGTTACGGAACCGGCCATCCTCTTTGCCTACAAAGTGCAGGACGGCAAGCCGATGCTGTGCAAGAAACCCGTGGACCGGGGCCAGCGGCAATCGTTGCAGTTCGAACCAAGCAGTTTCACGGAGATCAGGAGCGTTCTCAAAGAACTTGATGGGCGAGGCACCTAA
- a CDS encoding response regulator transcription factor, which produces MSPVSIVVADAQTLVFEGLRKRFWNDPVLRFAAHVHNGAELLRYLNEHEIGLVLMDVSMHIMDGIDTARTMRTRFPLVRILAHSALTEIEYVNSMLIEGARGYLVKGCSDDEMRSAIELVMDGGRYISPAARDSIARGYQHTDKRVDGEYLRLTERERAVIRLIALEKTNDEIGAELFISTDTVKSHRKSLMTKLDVRSTAGLVKYAKDRCWV; this is translated from the coding sequence ATGTCCCCAGTATCCATTGTTGTGGCCGATGCGCAGACGCTCGTGTTCGAAGGTCTGCGCAAGCGGTTCTGGAACGACCCGGTGCTGAGGTTCGCTGCGCACGTTCACAACGGGGCGGAGCTACTGCGATACTTGAACGAGCATGAAATAGGACTGGTGCTCATGGACGTCTCCATGCACATCATGGACGGCATCGATACCGCGCGGACGATGCGCACCCGCTTCCCACTGGTCCGCATACTGGCCCACAGCGCACTAACGGAGATCGAATACGTGAACAGCATGCTCATCGAAGGCGCCCGGGGCTACTTGGTAAAGGGCTGCTCGGACGACGAAATGCGCTCGGCCATCGAGCTGGTCATGGACGGTGGGCGCTACATCAGTCCAGCCGCGCGTGACAGTATTGCGCGTGGCTACCAGCACACGGACAAGCGGGTTGATGGCGAGTATTTGAGGCTCACTGAGCGCGAACGGGCTGTCATCAGGCTCATCGCCCTGGAGAAAACGAACGACGAGATCGGCGCCGAACTCTTCATCAGCACCGATACGGTGAAGTCGCATCGAAAGAGCTTGATGACCAAGCTCGATGTGCGCAGTACTGCGGGACTTGTGAAGTACGCCAAGGACCGGTGTTGGGTGTGA
- a CDS encoding CTP synthase: MTGSTKYIFVTGGVTSSLGKGIISASLAKLLQARGFSVTIQKLDPYINVDPGTLNPYEHGECYVTEDGAETDLDLGHYERFLGTPTSKANNVTTGRIYQSVISKERRGKYLGKTVQVIPHITDEIKDHVKALGKKGIYDFVITEVGGTVGDIESLPYIESIRQLRWELGHDALNIHLTLLPFLNTTGELKTKPTQHSVKELLSLGVQPDVLVCRTEHPMGKGMKEKIALFCNVATNAVIESADASTIYDVPLLMQQEGLDTVVLEKLGLTNAPEADLTQWIAFLHRYKNPKHTVRIGLVGKYVELKDAYKSIKEALEHAGAENEARLDIRWVHSERLTKENVTEELAGLSGILVAPGFGNRGIEGKIEAIRFARENKVPFLGICLGMQCAVIEFGRNVLGFADANSTEMAPDTGHPVIAMMEDQKKITDKGGTMRLGAYPCTVGEGTRAFDVYGRTDITERHRHRFEFNNTYLAEYKQAGMLPSGINPKSGLVEIVELKDHPWFVGVQFHPEYKSTVTQPHPLFIRFVKAAMDAAFAQVTSPTSRAKAVAG, translated from the coding sequence ATGACGGGTTCCACCAAGTACATTTTCGTTACCGGCGGCGTTACCAGCAGCCTGGGCAAAGGCATCATCAGTGCTAGCCTGGCCAAGCTGCTGCAAGCACGTGGCTTCTCCGTCACCATCCAGAAGCTGGACCCCTACATCAACGTTGATCCCGGTACGCTGAACCCGTACGAGCATGGCGAGTGCTATGTGACCGAAGACGGTGCAGAGACCGACCTTGACCTGGGCCATTACGAGCGCTTCCTCGGAACGCCCACGAGCAAAGCCAACAACGTCACCACGGGCCGCATCTACCAAAGCGTGATCAGCAAGGAGCGGCGCGGCAAGTACCTCGGCAAAACGGTGCAGGTGATCCCGCACATCACGGACGAGATCAAAGACCATGTGAAGGCGCTGGGGAAAAAGGGGATCTACGATTTCGTGATCACCGAGGTAGGCGGAACCGTCGGCGACATAGAGAGCCTGCCGTACATCGAAAGCATCCGCCAGTTGCGTTGGGAACTGGGCCACGACGCGCTCAACATCCACCTGACGTTGCTCCCCTTCCTGAACACCACAGGCGAGCTCAAAACGAAGCCCACGCAGCACAGCGTGAAGGAACTGCTCAGTCTTGGCGTGCAGCCTGATGTTCTCGTGTGCCGTACGGAGCATCCCATGGGCAAGGGAATGAAGGAGAAGATCGCCCTGTTCTGCAACGTGGCCACCAACGCAGTTATCGAAAGTGCTGATGCATCCACGATCTACGACGTGCCGTTGTTGATGCAACAAGAGGGTTTGGACACGGTGGTGCTGGAAAAGCTGGGCCTCACGAACGCCCCCGAGGCCGACCTCACGCAGTGGATCGCCTTCCTGCACCGGTACAAGAACCCGAAGCACACCGTGCGCATTGGCCTGGTGGGCAAGTACGTGGAACTGAAGGATGCCTATAAGAGCATCAAGGAAGCGCTGGAACACGCCGGTGCCGAAAATGAGGCCCGCTTGGACATCCGATGGGTGCATAGCGAACGTCTGACAAAGGAGAACGTGACCGAAGAACTGGCCGGCCTGAGCGGCATTCTTGTGGCGCCCGGCTTTGGCAATAGGGGTATTGAAGGCAAGATCGAAGCGATCCGTTTCGCCCGCGAGAACAAGGTCCCATTCCTGGGCATCTGCCTGGGCATGCAGTGCGCCGTCATCGAGTTCGGGCGCAACGTGCTGGGCTTTGCCGACGCCAACAGCACCGAAATGGCCCCCGACACCGGGCATCCGGTGATCGCCATGATGGAAGACCAGAAGAAGATCACCGACAAGGGCGGCACCATGCGCTTGGGGGCCTACCCGTGCACCGTGGGCGAGGGCACACGTGCGTTCGATGTCTATGGTCGGACCGACATCACTGAGCGGCACCGGCACCGGTTCGAGTTCAACAACACCTACCTGGCCGAGTACAAACAGGCCGGCATGCTACCGAGCGGTATCAACCCGAAGAGCGGCCTAGTGGAGATCGTCGAGTTGAAGGACCACCCGTGGTTCGTCGGTGTGCAGTTCCACCCGGAGTACAAGAGCACGGTAACGCAGCCGCACCCCCTGTTCATCCGTTTCGTGAAGGCCGCCATGGACGCAGCTTTTGCGCAAGTGACGAGCCCAACGAGCCGGGCCAAAGCTGTGGCTGGCTGA
- a CDS encoding DUF4293 domain-containing protein: MIQRKQTLFLALAALCVALMFVFAIGIYKLPDQPTEVTFGVLGTMVGGQDALFAPKPLVPLQAVAGLAILMLGATVFMFKDRKRQLRFANFCYMVLLALFAAVFMSEHSMQAVIEEKGGAGGVGIGYFLPLIALAFTFLAVRGIKADEELVKSADRLR; this comes from the coding sequence ATGATCCAACGCAAGCAGACCCTGTTTTTAGCTCTCGCCGCACTGTGTGTGGCGCTGATGTTCGTTTTCGCCATCGGCATCTATAAGCTGCCGGACCAGCCAACGGAAGTCACGTTCGGTGTGCTTGGTACCATGGTGGGTGGACAGGATGCGCTCTTTGCGCCGAAACCCCTCGTGCCGTTGCAAGCGGTAGCCGGTTTGGCCATCCTCATGCTGGGTGCCACTGTTTTCATGTTCAAGGACCGTAAACGGCAACTCCGTTTCGCCAACTTCTGCTACATGGTGCTGCTCGCCTTGTTCGCGGCCGTGTTCATGAGCGAGCACAGCATGCAGGCGGTCATTGAGGAGAAGGGCGGTGCGGGCGGAGTCGGCATTGGATATTTCCTTCCGCTCATTGCCTTGGCATTCACTTTTCTGGCGGTCCGCGGCATCAAGGCCGACGAGGAGTTGGTGAAGAGCGCCGACCGCTTGCGCTGA
- the rho gene encoding transcription termination factor Rho, translated as MHDAKALNDMKLAELRELAKKLNLKKADTLRKQDLIDKILGEQGGGAKAERPEPKTAAEDPLAMEAVADEVEPVEDPEPDEDDDDEEENGANGEDGDDEDEDDEDGDDDEETEGVNGGPEAPPAPTQPSDPQEIRRQREREFRERRDSKGQRDPQAAKLEGGERNEGRRDDRNDRGDRNHGQPNDQQRQGGQRDDGNRNDRRDRWRDRDRQQGDQNQGGQQQGNQPRDDRNQGQRNDRQQQGDQQRGGDQQRNGDHQRNDQRQDNRPHREPPPQFDAFVETDGVLEIMPDGYGFLRSSDYHYLASPDDVYVSQQQIKAHSLKTGDTISGYVRPPRDGDKFFPLVKVDRVNGRDPDWVRDRVPFKFLTPLFPDEKFDVTTKGGNLSTRILDLFSPIGKGQRGLIVAQPKTGKTILLKDVANAIAANHPEVYLIVLLIDERPEEVTDMARSVRAEVIASTFDEPATRHVQVASMVLEKAKCMVECGHDVVILLDSITRLARAYNTVQPASGKILSGGVDANALHKPKRFFGAARKIENGGSLTILATALTETGSKMDEVIFEEFKGTGNMELQLDRKISNRRIFPAIDILASGTRRDDLLHHKDVLQRTWVLRKHLADMNPVEAMEFVKTRMEGTKSNEEFLVSMNG; from the coding sequence ATGCACGACGCGAAGGCGCTGAACGACATGAAGCTGGCCGAGCTGCGCGAGCTCGCCAAGAAGCTCAACCTCAAAAAGGCCGACACCCTGCGCAAGCAGGACCTCATTGACAAGATCCTCGGCGAGCAAGGGGGCGGCGCAAAAGCCGAAAGGCCGGAGCCCAAAACCGCGGCCGAAGATCCGCTGGCCATGGAGGCCGTGGCTGACGAAGTTGAGCCCGTGGAAGATCCGGAGCCCGACGAGGACGACGATGATGAAGAGGAGAACGGCGCCAACGGGGAAGACGGGGATGATGAAGACGAGGATGATGAGGACGGCGATGATGATGAAGAAACGGAAGGCGTGAACGGAGGCCCGGAAGCCCCCCCCGCGCCAACGCAGCCCAGCGATCCACAGGAAATCCGCCGCCAGCGCGAGCGGGAGTTCCGCGAGCGCAGGGACAGCAAAGGCCAGCGCGACCCGCAAGCCGCCAAGCTGGAAGGTGGCGAACGCAACGAAGGCCGTCGTGATGACCGCAACGACCGCGGCGACCGCAACCATGGACAACCGAACGACCAGCAGCGCCAAGGCGGCCAACGGGACGACGGCAACCGCAACGACCGTCGCGACCGGTGGCGCGACCGCGACCGCCAACAAGGCGACCAGAACCAAGGCGGGCAGCAACAGGGCAATCAACCCCGTGATGACCGCAACCAAGGCCAACGCAACGACCGCCAACAACAGGGTGACCAACAGCGCGGTGGCGATCAGCAGCGCAACGGTGACCACCAACGCAACGACCAGCGCCAGGACAACCGCCCGCACCGGGAGCCACCACCGCAGTTCGATGCGTTCGTGGAGACCGATGGTGTGCTGGAGATCATGCCTGACGGCTATGGATTCCTGCGCAGCAGCGATTACCACTACCTGGCATCGCCGGACGATGTGTACGTGAGCCAGCAGCAGATCAAGGCGCACAGCCTGAAGACCGGCGACACCATAAGCGGTTATGTGCGCCCACCGCGCGACGGCGACAAGTTCTTCCCGCTGGTGAAGGTGGACCGTGTGAACGGCCGCGACCCCGATTGGGTTCGTGATCGCGTGCCCTTCAAGTTCCTCACGCCGCTCTTCCCCGATGAGAAGTTCGATGTAACCACCAAGGGCGGCAACCTCAGCACGCGCATCCTCGACCTGTTCTCGCCCATCGGCAAAGGCCAGCGCGGCCTGATCGTAGCGCAGCCCAAGACCGGTAAGACCATCCTGCTGAAGGACGTGGCCAACGCCATCGCGGCGAACCACCCAGAGGTGTACCTCATCGTGCTGCTCATCGACGAGCGGCCGGAGGAAGTCACGGACATGGCCCGCAGCGTGCGTGCCGAGGTGATCGCCAGCACGTTCGACGAACCTGCCACACGCCACGTGCAAGTGGCCAGCATGGTGCTCGAAAAAGCCAAGTGCATGGTGGAATGCGGCCACGATGTGGTGATCCTGCTGGATTCCATTACCCGTCTGGCTCGTGCCTACAACACGGTGCAACCGGCCAGCGGCAAGATCCTCAGCGGCGGTGTCGATGCGAACGCACTGCACAAACCGAAGCGCTTCTTCGGCGCTGCACGGAAGATCGAGAACGGAGGCAGCCTCACCATCCTTGCCACGGCGCTCACCGAGACCGGCAGCAAGATGGACGAGGTGATCTTCGAGGAATTCAAGGGCACGGGCAACATGGAACTGCAGCTCGACCGGAAGATCAGCAACCGCCGCATCTTCCCCGCCATCGACATCCTTGCTTCCGGCACACGCCGCGATGACCTTCTGCACCACAAGGACGTGCTGCAACGCACTTGGGTGCTGCGCAAGCACCTGGCCGACATGAACCCGGTGGAAGCGATGGAATTCGTGAAGACGCGCATGGAAGGCACCAAGAGCAACGAAGAGTTCCTGGTGAGCATGAACGGGTGA
- a CDS encoding DUF4199 family protein — protein sequence MRYTAIIAFAAITLRWLLHADKVITDGHSFTPIHLLALLLAVFFAQHLSLRSNAASTFPMLVRAGFRNAVVYALSIAVFSYALYTWIDPLYFPIEVNERIDMAVADGVPEAEARARMQSMFTPLNYATFTLIIYMAAGILFALVMGAVHHKVLRKLR from the coding sequence ATGCGCTACACCGCCATCATCGCGTTCGCGGCCATCACCCTGCGCTGGCTGCTGCACGCCGACAAGGTCATCACCGACGGGCACTCTTTCACGCCCATCCACTTGCTCGCTTTGCTGCTCGCGGTCTTCTTCGCGCAGCACCTCTCGCTGCGGTCCAATGCCGCCTCGACATTTCCGATGCTCGTGCGCGCAGGCTTCCGGAATGCTGTCGTTTATGCGCTCAGCATCGCGGTATTCAGCTACGCGCTCTACACCTGGATCGACCCGCTCTACTTCCCCATCGAGGTGAACGAGCGCATCGACATGGCCGTAGCCGACGGTGTGCCAGAGGCGGAAGCACGCGCACGCATGCAGTCCATGTTCACCCCACTGAACTATGCCACGTTCACGCTCATCATATACATGGCGGCGGGCATCCTCTTCGCCTTGGTCATGGGCGCCGTGCACCACAAGGTGCTGCGCAAGCTGCGCTGA
- a CDS encoding peptidoglycan synthetase — protein sequence MNRVHFIAIGGSAMHNLAIALHQKGFDVTGSDDEIFEPSRSRLERLNLLPSALGWHPEDITKDLDAVILGMHARADNPELKRAQELGLPVFSYPAFFHEQTKDKTRVVIGGSHGKTTITSMIVHVLRQCKVEFDYLVGAQLDGFDCMVRLSPTSKVAIIEGDEYMASTLQPVPKFHLYKPDIALISGIAWDHINVFKTFESYVDQFRMFIRCIEPGGKLIWCGEDPEVRKLADPIPVPSPMGKGAPTASIPYGTPKHRIENGVTVLETTQGDVRLQVFGKHNLQNLEGARHVCHQLGIGDREFYSAIATFHGAAKRLEKLAESGSRVVFKDFAHSPSKLTATVQAVREQFPDRKLTACMELHTFSSLSEGFLDQYAHTMDMADHAIVFYDPHAVELKRLPPIPPERIQRAFGRADLRVLTDPIEVMGGVRTWADDKAVLLMMSSGNFGGLDQQAMAEAFIA from the coding sequence ATGAACCGCGTCCACTTCATCGCCATAGGCGGCAGCGCCATGCACAACCTGGCCATTGCGCTGCACCAGAAGGGTTTCGACGTAACGGGCAGCGACGACGAGATCTTCGAGCCGAGCCGCAGCCGCTTGGAGCGTTTGAACCTCCTGCCAAGTGCGCTAGGGTGGCATCCAGAGGACATCACGAAGGACCTGGATGCGGTCATTCTCGGCATGCATGCCCGCGCTGACAATCCCGAGTTGAAGCGCGCGCAGGAACTGGGCTTGCCGGTCTTCAGCTACCCGGCCTTCTTCCACGAGCAAACGAAGGACAAGACCCGTGTGGTGATCGGTGGCAGCCACGGCAAGACGACCATCACCAGCATGATCGTGCATGTGCTGCGACAGTGCAAGGTGGAGTTCGATTACCTCGTTGGCGCACAGCTCGACGGTTTCGATTGTATGGTGCGCCTCAGCCCCACGAGCAAGGTGGCCATCATCGAGGGCGATGAGTACATGGCCAGCACCCTGCAGCCCGTTCCCAAGTTCCATCTGTACAAGCCCGACATTGCGCTGATCAGCGGTATCGCATGGGACCACATCAACGTCTTCAAGACGTTCGAGAGCTACGTGGACCAGTTCCGCATGTTCATCCGGTGCATAGAGCCGGGTGGCAAATTGATATGGTGCGGCGAAGACCCTGAGGTGCGCAAGCTGGCCGACCCCATCCCCGTCCCTTCCCCGATGGGGAAAGGGGCGCCCACTGCGAGCATTCCATACGGAACTCCGAAGCACCGCATCGAGAACGGTGTCACCGTGCTGGAAACAACGCAGGGCGATGTCCGCCTCCAGGTTTTCGGCAAGCACAACCTGCAGAACCTGGAAGGCGCGCGGCACGTGTGCCATCAACTGGGCATCGGTGATCGGGAGTTCTACTCGGCCATCGCGACCTTCCACGGCGCGGCCAAACGCTTGGAGAAACTGGCCGAGAGCGGTTCACGTGTCGTCTTCAAGGACTTCGCGCACTCTCCGAGCAAGCTTACCGCCACGGTGCAGGCCGTGCGAGAGCAGTTCCCCGATCGTAAGCTCACGGCGTGCATGGAGCTCCACACCTTCAGCAGCCTGAGCGAAGGTTTCCTCGACCAATATGCGCACACCATGGACATGGCCGATCATGCCATCGTGTTCTACGATCCGCACGCCGTGGAGCTGAAGCGCCTACCGCCGATCCCACCGGAACGTATCCAGCGTGCGTTCGGCCGTGCGGACCTCAGAGTTCTCACCGATCCTATCGAAGTGATGGGCGGCGTGCGCACATGGGCCGATGACAAGGCCGTGCTGCTGATGATGAGCAGCGGCAATTTCGGCGGCCTCGATCAGCAGGCCATGGCCGAAGCCTTCATTGCGTAG
- a CDS encoding zeta toxin family protein: MAKRRPRCIVIAGPNGAGKTTFARQFLPNEADVLHFVNADLIAAGLSPLDPSAVQVRAGRILLSELDRLVSARADFAFETTLSGLSYVGRLRRWKAVGYRLELVFLKLPSAEMAIERVALRVKQGGHHVPAHDIRRRFKRGWHNFGAAYKTLVDSWAVYDNQGRRPVLVDQSNG; the protein is encoded by the coding sequence ATGGCCAAACGTCGTCCACGGTGCATTGTGATCGCTGGTCCGAACGGGGCAGGGAAGACGACGTTCGCGCGTCAATTTCTGCCCAATGAGGCGGACGTTCTGCATTTCGTGAACGCGGACCTTATCGCTGCTGGATTGTCGCCCTTGGATCCGTCGGCTGTGCAAGTGCGTGCTGGACGGATACTGTTGAGTGAACTTGACCGCTTGGTGTCGGCCAGGGCGGATTTTGCCTTCGAGACCACTCTGAGCGGCTTGTCCTACGTTGGTCGGCTGCGGCGTTGGAAAGCCGTTGGATACCGATTGGAGTTGGTGTTCCTGAAGTTGCCGAGCGCGGAAATGGCCATTGAACGTGTGGCCTTGCGTGTGAAACAAGGCGGACATCATGTGCCGGCCCACGACATTCGGCGGCGTTTCAAGCGTGGTTGGCATAATTTCGGTGCCGCTTACAAGACCCTTGTGGATTCATGGGCTGTGTATGATAATCAGGGCAGGCGCCCTGTTCTAGTTGATCAATCAAATGGCTGA
- a CDS encoding MBL fold metallo-hydrolase yields MNLYPIDTGFFKLDGGAMFGVVPKTLWGKMHPPDERNACTWAMRCLLVETGGHLILIDNGIGDKQDAKFFSHYDLHGGDTLDKSLARHGFNRNDITDVFLSHLHFDHCGGSIRWNSKRDGFEPAFPNATYWSNEHHWSWAIRPNAREKASFLQENILPIEQSGQLKFVPIARGQAHENVLVKDLFPGFDVLTVNGHTDAMMIPHLKCKGRTVAYMADLLPSVHHVPVAWVMAYDTRPLLTLDEKAAFLSKAAAEQYVLFLEHDPNNQCCMVQQTEKGVRLERAFSLSEL; encoded by the coding sequence ATGAACCTCTACCCCATCGACACCGGTTTCTTCAAGCTCGACGGCGGCGCCATGTTCGGCGTGGTGCCCAAAACGTTGTGGGGCAAAATGCACCCGCCCGATGAGCGCAACGCTTGCACCTGGGCCATGCGCTGCCTCTTGGTGGAAACCGGTGGCCACCTCATCCTCATCGACAACGGCATCGGCGACAAGCAGGACGCCAAATTCTTCAGCCATTATGACCTGCATGGGGGCGACACCCTCGACAAGTCGCTCGCCAGGCACGGCTTCAACCGCAACGACATCACCGATGTGTTCCTGAGCCACTTGCATTTCGATCATTGCGGCGGCAGCATACGTTGGAACAGCAAGCGCGATGGCTTCGAACCGGCCTTCCCCAACGCCACCTACTGGAGCAACGAGCACCATTGGTCCTGGGCCATCCGCCCCAATGCACGCGAGAAAGCCAGCTTCCTCCAAGAGAACATCCTGCCCATTGAGCAAAGCGGTCAGTTGAAATTCGTTCCCATTGCTCGCGGCCAGGCCCATGAGAACGTGCTGGTGAAGGACCTGTTCCCGGGTTTCGACGTGCTCACGGTGAACGGCCACACCGATGCGATGATGATCCCGCACCTGAAGTGCAAGGGCCGCACGGTGGCCTACATGGCGGACCTGCTGCCCAGCGTGCACCACGTCCCGGTCGCCTGGGTGATGGCTTATGATACGCGACCACTGCTCACGCTGGATGAAAAAGCCGCCTTCCTGAGCAAAGCCGCAGCAGAGCAATACGTGTTGTTCCTGGAGCACGACCCCAACAACCAATGCTGCATGGTGCAGCAAACGGAAAAGGGCGTGCGCTTGGAGCGGGCCTTCAGCCTCTCCGAACTCTAG